One part of the Desulfovibrio aminophilus DSM 12254 genome encodes these proteins:
- the bamA gene encoding outer membrane protein assembly factor BamA, with amino-acid sequence MRTRKALLGLLPLLLLAALVFAPGSVSAAPEKSGVKIAVLPFEVNTGEDLAYLKQSLPDLLSDRFKAAGYALTDSAETRAAAARLGVMDAAKAREVARAMGATHAIYGSFSQVGESLSVDAKLVDAGAQSPVMPVTVVKQGLINLLPALDGVVQNVSHLVLSGDTIAEIDVEGTKVLDKDVILMRLTMRKGETYDPKAVNRDLKTIYDLGYFDDVRIKVADVPGGKKIVVAVKERPRIQAIGVTGSEKFDADDITSAISTKKGAVLNPKVLADDINVIREMYRKDGYYNAKISHQVETSGDGQARLNFVVEEGKKLYVENIRIEGCKSLDADDIKNGLAVKEKGLLSWFTKSGVLKEDMLERDASYIMSYYGDHGFIEARVGKPEVEIKEDRIEVVFRVEEGPRFKTGEITFEGDLITDPTTLADVTKADELGVDHQYFNRSVVREDIKHLGAYYNNYGYAYAEVDVRTNVHPEDKVVDVIYVISKHQKVHIRRVVLEGNTKTRDNVVLREMRLADGDQFSGEKLQRSTERLNKLNYFSDVDIEPVPTGDPDEMDLKVKVTDKPTGKIGGGVGYSSYDGVFFGGNVGENNLFGKGYAANFSGYVSKKTTNYTLSFLNPRINDSLWAGMAKAYAVESDFVDFDQNTVGGTGGVSHPLGEYTTAYVNYRLDFYDITDVKDNAARDVRKSAGSHVASVINGSIIRDTTDRLYNPTRGNVTTILLENGGGVLGGTDEFIKTGFENSYYQTLFGDLVFHGKFNIGFVGENFNGEEIPVVERYYLGGMDNVRGYSYRKISPQDSDGERMGGNKSLYTNLELIHPLNKDMGIYGVTFFDAGGSWKEGDSYLSTPTLVHGEMPPLGLYKSVGGGIRWISPFGPLRFEYGYGIDDLYESSHHKFEFSMGQQF; translated from the coding sequence ATGCGCACTAGGAAAGCCCTTCTCGGCCTGCTTCCACTTCTCCTCCTCGCCGCTCTCGTCTTCGCTCCCGGCAGCGTTTCGGCGGCGCCTGAAAAATCCGGCGTGAAGATCGCGGTCCTGCCCTTCGAGGTGAACACGGGCGAGGATCTCGCCTACCTCAAGCAGAGCCTGCCGGATCTCCTCTCCGACCGCTTCAAGGCCGCCGGTTACGCCTTGACCGACTCCGCCGAAACCCGGGCCGCCGCCGCCCGCCTTGGCGTCATGGACGCGGCCAAGGCCCGCGAGGTGGCCCGCGCCATGGGGGCGACACACGCCATCTACGGCAGCTTCTCCCAGGTGGGCGAATCACTTTCCGTGGACGCCAAGCTCGTGGACGCCGGGGCCCAATCTCCCGTGATGCCCGTCACCGTGGTCAAACAGGGACTCATCAATCTGCTTCCGGCCCTGGACGGCGTGGTTCAGAACGTCTCCCACCTCGTCCTTTCCGGCGACACCATCGCCGAGATCGACGTGGAGGGCACCAAGGTTCTGGACAAGGACGTGATCCTCATGCGCCTGACCATGCGCAAGGGCGAGACTTACGACCCCAAGGCAGTGAACCGCGACCTGAAGACCATTTATGATCTCGGCTACTTTGACGACGTGCGCATCAAAGTGGCGGACGTGCCCGGCGGCAAGAAGATCGTCGTCGCGGTCAAGGAGCGCCCCCGCATCCAGGCCATCGGCGTCACCGGTTCGGAAAAATTCGACGCGGATGACATCACCTCGGCCATTTCAACCAAGAAGGGTGCGGTCCTCAACCCGAAAGTCCTGGCGGACGACATCAACGTGATCCGCGAGATGTACCGCAAGGACGGCTATTACAACGCCAAGATCTCGCATCAGGTCGAGACATCCGGCGATGGACAGGCGCGCCTGAATTTCGTCGTGGAAGAGGGCAAGAAGCTCTACGTCGAGAACATCCGCATCGAGGGCTGCAAGAGCCTGGACGCCGACGACATCAAGAATGGGCTGGCCGTCAAGGAAAAAGGTCTTCTCTCCTGGTTCACCAAGAGCGGCGTGCTCAAGGAGGACATGCTGGAGCGCGACGCCTCATACATCATGAGCTACTACGGCGATCACGGCTTCATTGAGGCCCGGGTCGGCAAACCCGAGGTGGAGATCAAGGAGGACCGCATCGAGGTGGTCTTCCGCGTGGAGGAGGGGCCGCGGTTCAAGACCGGCGAGATCACCTTCGAAGGCGATCTCATCACCGATCCCACGACCCTTGCCGATGTGACCAAGGCCGACGAACTGGGCGTGGACCACCAGTATTTCAACCGTTCCGTGGTGCGCGAGGACATCAAACACCTCGGTGCGTACTACAACAATTACGGCTACGCCTATGCCGAGGTGGATGTGCGCACCAACGTGCATCCCGAGGACAAGGTCGTGGACGTTATCTATGTCATCTCCAAACACCAGAAGGTTCATATCCGGCGCGTGGTGCTCGAGGGCAACACCAAGACCCGGGACAACGTCGTGCTGCGCGAGATGCGTCTGGCGGATGGCGATCAGTTCAGCGGCGAGAAGTTGCAGCGCTCCACGGAGCGTTTGAACAAGCTGAACTACTTCAGCGACGTGGATATCGAGCCCGTGCCCACGGGCGACCCCGACGAGATGGACCTCAAGGTCAAGGTCACGGACAAGCCCACGGGCAAGATCGGCGGCGGCGTCGGGTATTCGTCCTACGATGGTGTGTTTTTCGGCGGCAATGTCGGTGAGAACAACCTTTTCGGCAAGGGGTACGCGGCCAACTTCTCCGGTTACGTGAGCAAGAAGACCACCAACTACACTTTGAGTTTCCTCAATCCCAGGATCAACGACTCGCTCTGGGCCGGAATGGCCAAGGCCTACGCGGTGGAGAGCGATTTCGTGGACTTCGACCAAAACACCGTTGGCGGCACCGGCGGCGTGAGTCATCCCCTGGGCGAATACACGACGGCCTACGTCAACTACCGCCTGGACTTCTACGACATCACGGATGTCAAGGACAACGCCGCCCGTGACGTGAGGAAGTCTGCCGGTTCCCATGTGGCCAGCGTCATCAACGGTTCCATAATCCGGGACACCACGGACCGCCTGTACAACCCCACCCGGGGCAACGTGACCACGATCCTGCTGGAGAACGGCGGCGGCGTGCTCGGCGGCACCGACGAATTCATCAAAACGGGTTTTGAAAACAGCTATTACCAGACTCTGTTCGGGGATCTCGTCTTCCACGGGAAGTTCAACATCGGCTTCGTGGGCGAGAACTTCAACGGTGAGGAAATCCCGGTGGTCGAACGTTACTACCTGGGCGGCATGGACAACGTGCGCGGCTATTCCTACCGGAAGATATCCCCCCAGGATTCGGATGGTGAGCGCATGGGCGGCAACAAGAGTCTGTACACGAACCTGGAACTCATCCATCCTTTGAATAAGGACATGGGCATCTATGGCGTGACGTTTTTCGACGCCGGTGGTTCCTGGAAGGAAGGGGATTCCTATTTGAGCACTCCCACCCTGGTCCACGGCGAAATGCCGCCCCTCGGCCTGTACAAGAGCGTGGGCGGGGGCATTCGCTGGATTTCGCCTTTCGGACCGCTGCGGTTCGAGTACGGCTACGGTATCGACGACCTGTACGAAAGCTCGCACCACAAGTTTGAATTCAGCATGGGGCAGCAGTTCTAG
- a CDS encoding OmpH family outer membrane protein → MKKILAAMLFLVFALQVPAFAGPLKVGVVDRGAVLKKSEPGAAALAKLKAQSESMRADLERQKKDIEKMREDLQKQGMVLSMEAKQEKDLQFKRRVRDFQDTQAGYEQKIKAAEAQALDPVWKMLNEVIQNYAKKNEFTLVLEKNDLMVLYSESSIDMDAAVIQELNTNWKAKGGK, encoded by the coding sequence ATGAAAAAGATTCTCGCGGCGATGCTTTTCCTCGTCTTCGCGCTTCAGGTTCCGGCCTTCGCCGGGCCGCTCAAGGTGGGCGTCGTGGATCGCGGTGCGGTGCTCAAGAAGTCCGAGCCGGGCGCCGCCGCCCTGGCAAAGCTCAAGGCCCAGTCCGAAAGCATGCGCGCCGATCTGGAGCGCCAGAAGAAGGACATCGAGAAGATGCGCGAGGATCTCCAGAAGCAGGGCATGGTCCTGTCCATGGAGGCCAAGCAGGAAAAGGATCTTCAGTTCAAGCGCCGCGTGCGTGACTTCCAGGACACCCAGGCCGGCTACGAGCAGAAGATCAAGGCCGCCGAGGCCCAGGCCCTGGACCCCGTCTGGAAGATGCTCAATGAAGTGATCCAAAATTACGCCAAGAAGAATGAGTTCACTCTGGTGCTTGAGAAGAACGACCTCATGGTTCTCTACTCCGAGTCGTCCATCGACATGGACGCGGCCGTGATCCAGGAATTGAACACCAACTGGAAGGCCAAGGGCGGCAAGTAG
- the lpxD gene encoding UDP-3-O-(3-hydroxymyristoyl)glucosamine N-acyltransferase — translation MPFQLKELAERLGIESRGPDKTIRGVNTLEKAGPDEIAFLASPKYAHLLENTHAGAVLLDEKHGPRVESALVSAHVRLDWARVVMLFARPQGSMRGRHELAYVHPEAVIHESATVYPFAFIGPRAEIGAGATVFPGCYVGEDCRVGEGSTLYPNVVLMAGTRLGSNVVIHPGTSIGADGYGYVQGPAGHVKVPQIGRVEIEDDVEIGANSAVDRAALDATRIGRGTKIDNLVQIAHNVQIGPCCLLVSQVGIAGSTTVGAGVVMGGQAGVADNLSIGDGAMLAPQVGVGRDVPAKAAVGGSPQMEYNTYLRAGLALPKLPELLHRVRRLEKEIKSLKTAREGGQDG, via the coding sequence ATGCCGTTTCAGTTGAAGGAACTGGCCGAACGACTGGGCATCGAGTCACGCGGGCCGGACAAGACCATTCGGGGTGTGAACACCCTGGAGAAGGCCGGTCCCGACGAAATCGCCTTTTTGGCCAGTCCGAAGTACGCGCATCTGCTGGAGAATACCCACGCCGGGGCCGTGCTTCTCGACGAGAAGCACGGCCCGCGCGTGGAATCAGCGCTGGTCAGCGCCCACGTGCGTCTGGATTGGGCTCGGGTGGTCATGCTTTTCGCCCGTCCCCAGGGTTCCATGCGCGGTCGGCATGAACTGGCTTATGTGCATCCCGAGGCGGTGATTCATGAGTCCGCCACGGTCTATCCCTTCGCCTTCATCGGTCCAAGGGCTGAAATCGGCGCCGGAGCGACCGTTTTTCCCGGCTGTTATGTCGGCGAGGACTGCCGTGTTGGAGAGGGCAGCACCCTGTATCCCAACGTGGTGCTCATGGCGGGCACCCGGCTTGGCAGCAACGTCGTCATCCACCCCGGCACGTCCATCGGCGCGGACGGCTATGGCTACGTGCAGGGGCCGGCCGGACATGTGAAGGTGCCACAGATCGGCCGTGTGGAGATCGAGGACGACGTGGAGATCGGGGCCAACTCGGCCGTGGACCGCGCCGCCCTTGACGCCACGCGCATCGGTCGCGGCACCAAGATCGACAATCTGGTTCAGATCGCCCACAACGTGCAGATCGGCCCGTGCTGCCTGCTCGTCAGCCAAGTAGGCATCGCCGGCAGCACCACCGTGGGCGCCGGAGTGGTCATGGGCGGCCAGGCGGGTGTCGCCGACAACCTGAGCATCGGCGACGGCGCCATGCTGGCTCCCCAGGTCGGCGTGGGCCGCGACGTCCCGGCCAAGGCCGCCGTCGGCGGCTCTCCTCAGATGGAATACAACACATATCTCCGCGCCGGACTGGCTTTGCCGAAACTCCCAGAACTGCTGCACCGGGTGCGTCGGCTGGAGAAGGAGATCAAGTCGCTCAAGACGGCCCGGGAAGGAGGCCAGGATGGCTGA
- the fabZ gene encoding 3-hydroxyacyl-ACP dehydratase FabZ, with translation MADKAGVIDIQRILSMLPHRYPFLLVDRVTEVDYQANTITAYKNVTVNEPFFQGHFPGLPVMPGVLILEALAQAGGLFVMSHPDLDLNGKLFLFASADKVKFRRPVVPGDQLFLHVSDFRRKMNLWKMSAVAKVGGETAAAGEFSAAMVNKENF, from the coding sequence ATGGCTGACAAAGCCGGTGTGATCGACATCCAGCGCATACTGAGCATGCTGCCCCACCGTTATCCGTTTCTGTTGGTGGACCGGGTTACGGAGGTGGATTATCAGGCCAACACCATCACGGCCTACAAGAACGTGACCGTGAATGAGCCTTTTTTCCAGGGACATTTTCCCGGCCTGCCGGTGATGCCCGGGGTGCTCATCCTGGAAGCCCTGGCCCAGGCCGGTGGGCTTTTCGTGATGTCTCACCCCGACCTGGATCTGAACGGGAAACTTTTTCTCTTCGCCAGCGCCGACAAAGTGAAATTCCGCCGCCCGGTGGTTCCTGGGGACCAACTGTTCCTGCATGTGAGCGACTTCCGGCGGAAGATGAACCTCTGGAAGATGTCGGCCGTAGCCAAGGTGGGCGGGGAGACGGCGGCTGCGGGAGAGTTTTCCGCGGCCATGGTCAACAAGGAGAATTTTTAG
- the lpxA gene encoding acyl-ACP--UDP-N-acetylglucosamine O-acyltransferase, protein MARNIHPTAIIDKSAKVGEGTVIGPYVVVDADVVIGENCRIEPFVHIKRFVSMGSGNHIHSNACIGGEPQHLGFRGEDTLVEIGDNNIIRESVTIHRGTAQGRGKTILGSNCLLMAYAHIAHDCVVGNKVILANSVNLAGHVEVGDCVVVSGMAAVQQWIKIGEYAFLGGASGYNLDIPPYMLAHGVRGKLFGPNLIGLKRHGFTAEACQELKKAYRIIFRSGLGKEDALARVEAELPDIPEVARLVAFIRESKNGVAPASASKNGNGE, encoded by the coding sequence GTGGCCAGGAACATCCATCCCACGGCGATCATCGACAAGTCCGCCAAGGTGGGCGAGGGCACGGTCATCGGCCCGTATGTCGTCGTCGACGCGGACGTGGTCATCGGCGAGAACTGCCGCATTGAGCCCTTCGTACACATCAAGCGGTTCGTGAGCATGGGGTCGGGCAACCATATCCATTCCAACGCCTGCATCGGTGGTGAGCCCCAACATCTGGGATTTCGCGGTGAAGACACCCTGGTGGAGATCGGCGACAACAACATCATCCGCGAGAGCGTGACCATCCACCGCGGTACGGCTCAGGGCCGCGGCAAGACCATTCTGGGATCCAACTGCCTGCTTATGGCGTATGCCCACATCGCGCATGACTGCGTGGTGGGCAACAAGGTCATCCTGGCCAACTCCGTGAACTTGGCGGGTCACGTGGAGGTGGGCGACTGCGTCGTGGTCAGCGGCATGGCCGCTGTCCAGCAATGGATCAAGATCGGCGAGTACGCCTTCCTCGGCGGCGCGAGCGGCTACAACCTGGACATCCCGCCCTACATGTTGGCCCACGGTGTGCGTGGTAAGCTTTTCGGGCCCAATCTCATCGGCCTCAAACGCCACGGGTTCACGGCCGAAGCCTGCCAGGAGCTGAAGAAGGCCTATCGGATCATCTTCCGTTCCGGTCTCGGCAAGGAGGACGCCCTGGCGCGCGTGGAAGCCGAACTGCCCGATATCCCCGAGGTCGCCCGGCTGGTGGCCTTCATACGGGAAAGCAAGAACGGCGTCGCCCCGGCGTCGGCCAGCAAGAACGGCAACGGAGAATAA
- a CDS encoding LpxI family protein: MTETPAVIGLIAGGRQYPLLVAQGVKAAGHPLVAVGFTGHSNMDVAGLADEFREMKLGQLGKLIDFFKQHGVRRVIMAGTINKPKAMDIRHLDMRALKLVFRRKDKGDDALLRALAGEFETEGMTVVPAHVFLPDLLTPEGVLSRRAPDEREMSDARFAIEVARALGRLDIGQCVVVREGIVSAVEALEGTDETVRRGCALGGPGCVVAKVFKPGQEDRVDLPSIGPDTLRIMAQGGASCLVVEAGKSLFFDREAALAEADRAGIAVYGFPGARDETPGSC; this comes from the coding sequence ATGACCGAGACCCCGGCAGTCATCGGCCTCATTGCCGGCGGCCGTCAATACCCTCTGCTCGTGGCCCAGGGCGTCAAGGCCGCCGGGCATCCCCTGGTGGCGGTCGGATTCACCGGGCATTCCAACATGGACGTCGCCGGGCTGGCCGACGAGTTTCGCGAGATGAAACTCGGCCAGCTCGGCAAACTCATCGATTTCTTCAAACAGCACGGCGTACGTCGCGTGATCATGGCCGGGACCATCAACAAGCCCAAGGCCATGGACATCCGTCATCTGGACATGCGCGCTCTGAAGCTCGTGTTCAGGCGCAAGGACAAGGGCGATGACGCGTTGCTGCGGGCCCTGGCCGGTGAATTCGAGACCGAGGGCATGACCGTGGTTCCGGCCCACGTTTTTCTGCCCGACCTGCTCACTCCTGAAGGAGTCCTTTCCCGTCGCGCCCCGGATGAACGGGAGATGTCGGATGCGCGCTTCGCCATTGAGGTGGCCCGTGCGTTGGGGCGGTTGGACATCGGCCAATGCGTGGTGGTGCGCGAGGGCATCGTCAGCGCCGTTGAGGCGCTGGAGGGCACGGACGAAACCGTACGCCGGGGTTGCGCCCTGGGCGGACCCGGTTGCGTGGTGGCCAAGGTCTTCAAACCCGGTCAGGAAGACCGCGTGGATCTGCCGAGCATCGGCCCGGACACCCTGAGGATCATGGCTCAGGGGGGCGCGAGCTGCCTCGTCGTGGAGGCGGGCAAGAGCCTGTTTTTCGACCGCGAGGCCGCCTTGGCCGAAGCCGACCGGGCGGGCATCGCTGTCTATGGTTTTCCCGGGGCCAGGGATGAGACCCCGGGTTCCTGCTGA
- a CDS encoding AsmA family protein: MTMFLRGLRILIASLLFLGVLTGGGLFLLSRHLDSPAFRERLAAELRALTGRPVLLGGDLRVTVFPVLGVEAKRISLGSPEDFGDVPFATADRLVVGLGLRPLWERRLDLSTVMLDGVAVNLVRLPGGRGNWEDWGGASVAEDSAATSSGTPSVLSSLPAFVVRGLAVSDATVRFEDRESGEAVVLNGLSLRTGAFTLGQPVAFSLLADLDWEGMGLDARAQLSGKMNTDFEAESGALFQEAVLQLDVAGGPLPKGARAVLLADLDFDYRLGSLSLHDFRMKTLGLQLAGNVTGKDLYAAPTLVGHFEIKPFNPRAFMERNFPDLKLRRGDTLKNASFSAEIKGDATSLALTDMVLALDDTRVTGSLTQKGFAHPRYDFDLNANTLDLERYSGLWEEKGGERKGVQTDKTETATSAGAPFLLLLKHHVQGRLALGAFRAQGIQAVDCRLEFASGDGRLSSELKTAKMLGGTVSAALTAQSRKNSGVSDLLLGATLRGADIDLSRVPYLPEPRSWRLSGKGTVTANLELPLSDLSRLPTEREIMAALKAEATLSAQAGMLSLAGKGPVEKYDFSTADAMVRLGPTPQPAPGDGLAANTDMSLRVVRASPRLTAGVQVQGVVLLPKSGGVRLRGAATKMTLASVFGRGEEVRVDLSGQTDLDSAAETLAVRSLKAQGMGLGLSADLTGTKIFSDGYSLSGTAEFRQFNMRRVLKLFHLPQPRTADPGVLDELTGTTGFTLTANGVACSDMNLSMDDTPLTGRVAVTNFNTPRVTFAVQAGALDLDRYLPPRAKGDPAGGGGGGTPGKARAHPDPLPLDVLRAVNAEGEAAFKSFKAYNITLKNVKLGLKAAGGDLRLKPLSGAFYGGRLDGGVTLKADPKSLAASLNLEAREFQSGPFLQDAIEKEYLRGATNLSLGLTAFGATDTDLLRTLGGSVKLEMGEGSYRLFGLGTASDSAARTSFNSLEASFKVHQGVFSTNDFAMRGSLVSATGKGQFSLAEETIEMTINATLVATPNVPIRVYGDLYDPSFALPPVKLLNNTVQDLLGVPAKSLKLLKDLVF, from the coding sequence ATGACCATGTTTCTGCGCGGCCTGCGCATCCTGATCGCGAGTCTTCTCTTTCTCGGCGTTTTGACCGGGGGGGGGCTTTTCCTCCTTTCCCGACATCTGGATTCCCCCGCCTTCCGTGAACGCCTCGCCGCCGAACTGCGGGCGCTTACCGGCCGCCCGGTCCTTCTGGGCGGGGATTTGCGCGTGACGGTCTTTCCCGTGCTCGGGGTGGAAGCCAAGCGCATCAGTCTGGGCAGTCCGGAGGATTTCGGAGACGTGCCCTTCGCCACGGCCGACAGACTGGTCGTGGGTCTCGGTTTGCGCCCTCTCTGGGAGCGGAGGTTGGACCTGAGCACCGTGATGCTGGACGGGGTCGCCGTGAACCTCGTGCGTCTGCCCGGCGGCCGGGGAAACTGGGAAGACTGGGGGGGGGCCTCTGTTGCTGAGGATTCCGCCGCGACGTCCTCGGGCACACCTTCGGTCTTGTCCTCCTTGCCCGCCTTCGTGGTGCGTGGTTTGGCGGTTTCCGATGCCACCGTGCGCTTCGAGGATCGCGAGAGCGGCGAGGCCGTGGTTCTCAACGGCCTGAGTCTGCGCACGGGAGCCTTCACCCTGGGACAGCCCGTGGCCTTCAGCCTGCTGGCCGACCTCGACTGGGAGGGCATGGGCCTGGACGCCCGCGCCCAACTGTCGGGCAAGATGAACACCGACTTCGAGGCTGAAAGCGGAGCCTTGTTCCAGGAAGCCGTCTTGCAGCTGGACGTGGCGGGTGGGCCGCTGCCCAAGGGGGCCAGGGCGGTTCTGCTGGCCGACCTGGACTTCGACTACCGTCTGGGCAGTCTTTCCCTGCACGATTTTCGGATGAAGACCTTGGGCCTGCAACTGGCCGGAAACGTCACGGGAAAGGATTTGTATGCCGCTCCCACCTTGGTGGGGCACTTCGAGATCAAGCCTTTCAACCCCCGCGCCTTCATGGAGCGCAATTTCCCGGACCTGAAGCTCAGGCGCGGCGACACGCTGAAGAACGCCTCGTTCAGCGCCGAGATCAAGGGTGACGCCACGTCCCTGGCCCTCACGGACATGGTCCTGGCTCTGGACGACACCCGCGTGACGGGTTCGTTGACCCAGAAGGGTTTCGCCCATCCCCGCTACGACTTTGATCTGAACGCCAACACCTTGGATCTGGAACGCTACAGTGGACTCTGGGAGGAGAAGGGTGGGGAGCGCAAGGGCGTCCAGACCGACAAGACGGAGACGGCAACCTCGGCGGGCGCGCCGTTTTTGCTGCTCCTGAAGCATCACGTCCAGGGCCGTCTGGCCCTTGGGGCGTTCCGCGCCCAAGGAATCCAGGCCGTCGATTGCCGGCTGGAGTTCGCCTCCGGCGATGGTCGGCTGAGTTCCGAACTGAAGACGGCCAAGATGCTGGGCGGGACCGTGTCCGCGGCGCTTACGGCCCAGTCCCGGAAAAATTCCGGCGTCTCCGATCTGCTGCTTGGCGCGACCCTCCGCGGCGCGGACATCGATCTGAGCCGTGTGCCGTACCTGCCCGAGCCCCGCTCCTGGCGTTTGAGCGGCAAGGGAACGGTCACGGCGAATCTCGAGCTACCCCTGTCGGACCTGTCGCGGCTGCCCACGGAACGGGAAATCATGGCGGCGCTCAAGGCCGAGGCCACGTTGTCGGCCCAGGCCGGCATGTTGAGCCTGGCGGGCAAGGGCCCGGTGGAAAAATACGACTTCAGCACCGCCGACGCCATGGTGCGCCTCGGCCCGACGCCTCAGCCCGCGCCGGGGGATGGCTTGGCCGCCAACACCGATATGAGTCTGCGCGTGGTGCGCGCCTCCCCCCGTCTGACGGCCGGGGTTCAGGTCCAGGGGGTGGTGCTTCTACCCAAGTCCGGCGGAGTGCGGTTGCGCGGCGCGGCGACGAAGATGACCCTGGCCAGCGTGTTCGGCCGGGGGGAGGAGGTCCGTGTCGATCTGTCCGGCCAGACGGACCTGGACAGCGCCGCCGAAACATTGGCCGTACGGAGCCTGAAGGCCCAAGGCATGGGCCTCGGCCTGTCCGCCGATCTGACCGGGACGAAGATTTTCAGCGACGGATACTCCCTCAGCGGCACGGCCGAGTTCCGTCAATTCAACATGCGTCGGGTGCTCAAGCTGTTCCATCTGCCGCAGCCACGCACCGCCGACCCCGGTGTTCTGGACGAACTCACCGGAACCACGGGCTTCACGCTTACGGCCAATGGCGTGGCTTGCTCCGACATGAACCTGAGCATGGACGACACGCCGCTCACCGGGCGGGTGGCGGTGACGAATTTCAATACCCCGCGAGTCACGTTCGCCGTACAGGCCGGAGCCCTGGACCTGGATCGCTATTTGCCGCCGCGGGCGAAGGGCGACCCCGCCGGGGGGGGCGGGGGCGGAACTCCCGGCAAGGCCAGGGCGCATCCCGATCCTCTGCCGTTGGATGTCCTGCGGGCGGTGAACGCCGAAGGCGAGGCCGCGTTCAAGAGCTTCAAGGCCTACAACATCACGCTCAAGAACGTGAAGCTGGGCCTCAAGGCCGCCGGAGGCGACCTGCGGCTCAAGCCGCTGAGCGGGGCATTTTACGGCGGGCGTCTGGATGGGGGGGTGACCCTCAAGGCCGACCCGAAGTCTCTGGCCGCTTCCCTGAATTTGGAAGCCCGGGAGTTTCAGAGCGGCCCCTTTCTGCAAGACGCCATTGAAAAGGAATACCTGCGCGGGGCCACGAACCTTTCCTTGGGTTTGACCGCCTTCGGCGCCACGGACACGGACTTGCTGCGTACCCTGGGAGGTTCCGTGAAGCTTGAGATGGGCGAAGGATCCTACCGGCTTTTCGGCCTGGGAACCGCGTCGGACAGCGCCGCCCGCACCAGTTTCAACAGCCTTGAAGCCTCCTTCAAGGTCCACCAGGGAGTCTTCTCCACCAACGACTTCGCCATGCGGGGATCGCTGGTCTCGGCCACGGGCAAGGGGCAGTTCAGTCTGGCCGAGGAAACCATCGAGATGACGATCAACGCCACCCTGGTTGCCACGCCGAACGTGCCCATCCGGGTCTACGGCGACCTCTATGACCCGAGCTTCGCCTTGCCGCCGGTGAAGCTCCTGAACAACACCGTGCAGGATCTTCTCGGAGTTCCCGCCAAGTCTCTCAAGCTGCTCAAGGATCTTGTCTTCTGA